In Tumebacillus amylolyticus, the genomic stretch GTTATGAAAAAATCGAAGTTGTTCGCAATGATGGCGTTGGGTGCGATTCTGTTCGCGGGTTCCACAGTTGGATTGAGTTCTGCTGCGCATGCAGCGACGTTTGATCCGTTCGCGACCTACAAAATTGTCAATCAAAACAGCGGGAAAGCACTGGACGTAGAATATAATTCCACCGAAGCAAGCTACAGACTTCATCAGTGGACCTATATGGGATTGGCAAGTCAGCAATGGAAACTGAAACCGTCCACTGACGGGTACTACTACATCATCAATGTCAACAGCGGGTTGGCAGCAGATGCTTCTGGATCATCCAACGGCTCCAAGGTTTGGCAATGGTACTTCGACAATCGGGAAAGTGAAAAATGGGACATCCAACCCTTCGGAAGCTCCTACAAAATTGCCTCCAAACTCTATGGCAAG encodes the following:
- a CDS encoding RICIN domain-containing protein codes for the protein MKKSKLFAMMALGAILFAGSTVGLSSAAHAATFDPFATYKIVNQNSGKALDVEYNSTEASYRLHQWTYMGLASQQWKLKPSTDGYYYIINVNSGLAADASGSSNGSKVWQWYFDNRESEKWDIQPFGSSYKIASKLYGKVFDIEFNSTSDGGNVNLWQSLSGVNSQLWSIQAL